TCGGGGAAGTGTACTGTCTTCCGGACGTGAGGCTCTTTAGAGGGGGTAGAGTGCCGGTCTGGGTCCGACGCGGCGAGGCATGACTTCAGAGGAGGTGGGCGGTTTTTAGAAAGGAGGTGGAGGCGACAGCGAGAAGGACTAATCCTTTCGccaaaggaaaaggaagaagaggaagggtGCATTTTGAAAAGCCTTGAAAGCAATGAGAAATGGGTTTGGTAATCAATAGCAATTGCAAATGATAAATAGCCAGTGGCAtggggagagaagaaaggagaaaTGGAAAAGGGAACTGGGAGGAGAGAAATAACGATTTGGATATTCCATGGCAACGGGCAAAGGCAACAGGAAGGTACGATGAGATGGTAAACAGAACATGAAGCTATACAGGAAGGCACAATAGGTGGATGGTGGCCATGGAAACCGGATATGCAGTTAGGGCTAGAAAACTACGAACTACCTGACCGGGGCAGGAGCGTCCATGATATAACTGCTGCAACTGTTTTATGCTACATGTGCGGACCTCGGAGCTGCCCCAGGATAATACACATGTATGGTCAACTCAGAGCTATCAAAAATGATCGGAGTTAGGGCTAAATTATGCATGGGGCAGATCCAACCTTCTCCCAATTGGAAACTATTGTCTTCGTCTCAAGGTTGCTTTGTCTCTGTTGTTTGCGCTGTGCTGACTAGAAGACAAAAGAGATATCGAAAAAGTAATCAATCAACCACGATATTTGATTAAATATCAATTATCAGGAATTAGATCAAAGACACTGGAAAAGACACACCAGCGAAGACGCCTAATGAAGACAAAAGATATCTAAGAGAATGCGAGGGTCTAGTTGGGTAGTCATGACGTGCCTGTTATACTTATGCCTACAAAATATAGCCCTTGCAAGGCATGAAAGCTTGGAATGGGCGGGCATCTCACACACGACGGATTAGATCTGATGCAAATGAATTCAAAGTAAAATCGCTCAACCTAGGAACCGCCAGCACTCCACCGGGTCATAATGATACATGCATTTTTTTCTCAATCTTCCAATGAGCACCAGTAGGGAAAAACTCATGAGAACAACGCTGATCGGGCGATGTGTTGGACTTCCTGCTCCTCGAACTACACTCAATTAGTCACATGATCATTAATTTAGTCGAATGGATTgcaagaaaagaaacgaaaggaAAACGTACGTCCATGAAATCCGTCGCAGTAATCAGAGCCATGAATGTCTTGACTAGTTCACATAGTGTCTCGTGGTGGGCGGTTGATGTATTTCCAATCTTGGCAGATCGTTTGAAGATTCCCACCATGCATGGCCGGTTTTCAGCCAAGAATGTCCGGGTCTGCTCCTTAAGTTGTTCGTTGTGGATGCCTCGGGAGAAAACTGCATACACGATGACCTGGAGGActgaaagaagaagatcgtAATACCTCTGAAGCGCATCGGGATTATCAATATCTAAGGGACTTAGCAAGGTTCAATTGGGCCAGCGTGTAATTGACTAACCGATACCGATGTCTGGATCAGCAGCGAAAAGTCGTGATTCTTGCACGGCTTGGAAGAGACCAGAGTTAAGCACACAATTTGCTCCGCCCTTGGTTTGAGACAGCCGCTGAAGTAATGACAAAAGCGACTCATAGTATGCCAGTAATGCCGGGGTGTCTGGTTCTTGATTAGTTATAATAACGTGGCTGGTTCAAATGGGAAATGACTGACCGCTTCCCTGAGCATTTTGAAGTTCGAGCGGAAGAGACCGCAAGGCATCCAGGAATAGACTCAAATAGTTGGACCTGGAGACTAACTCGGCCAAAACACAATCAGTTTGGCGATCTAGAACAGCTAAACTGTTCAATAGCACAAGAGCGGATGCACGGCACGACTCTTGGCCAGTATAGGCGTCATCGCACATGGTCTCAATGAGGCTAGAGCCGGCCGCTTTGATGACATGTTGGCTAAGACGTCGTAGGTTTTCGTGGCCCTTGTTCGACGATGTTATGCGTATTATGTAGTGGGAACAAATGCAGTAAAGCGTCTCTCTCAACAACACATTTCCTGTTGCCAGGTTGGTACCTCGGATGCAGAGTTGAAAGAGCTGGTGGAGCTTTTCGTCAATGACATCCCCGCGTCGGGACGCGTCTGTTGCCGATGGCTCCGACGCAAGTCTACCGATCAACAATTCAGCCAATCGTGCCAGTTCAAGCGCCTCGGGTAGATCCGCCTCGATTGCCGTTGTGAGCTTAGGGAGAATCAACTGGATTGAATGTAGAATAAAAGCCGGCCTGCTTTCTTCATCGATGGCAGAGCAAGTGATCATCGTAGCAACAAGCTCTACCCAGGAACGAAGGGCGTGGTAGCGATTAGTTTGAATCAGGCTGTTCTGCTTTGTTGCAAGAATGAACAACTTCAGGTCATTGGCCTCGGCTAGCAACTGCTCCTCATCATGCGGGCGGAGCGGTCCATTGGCCATGAGTTCTGCTTTCCGCATCTGTATCATCTCCTCTACCCCCTCCATGCTGTACACGCTATCCTCCCGCTTGCTTTCTAATTGAAGAGCAACATCACTGAGCAAATAGAGCTGGGGAATGTTGAACTCGCGTCCAACATCAAGATCTGCGAAATCGAAAAGATCAAATATGGACGGACTGGATATTGGTTCACCGCTATCCGCTAGCGTGCTTCCGAGCAGCACCGAGAGAATTTGGGCATGTAGAGCCGGTGATCTAGCCTTTGCTGTCGAACGAACCTCGGTTGCAGCATATGTGAAGAGGTGACTTCGGTAAAGCAGGAATTCTGCCAGGGCAGTAGCAGCATCTGTGAGCCAAAATTCCTCTGAATCAATAGGGAATCCATTCCAGGCAGTGCTCGGGCCAATGATCGGTTGGTAGGCAAACATCTCGCGCAGGAAATCCTGAGCACGCATTTCACCAAGGGTGTAGTAGCTTGCCAGCTTCGATGACCACAAATGCTTCAGCACTTCAAAAGCCATCCGTTTGATATGTACTACCCAAGATATAATGCCGCCATCGAGGAATTCCGGATATGATTTCAAGAAATTCACGATGGCATGTAGCAAGGAACTTTGTTTCGCGAATAGCCCTTCTGATGAAACATCAAGAATGTTTCCCACGCAGTCGAAACCCAGCAGCAGATGGGCTACTGTTGGACGATCTGTGATTGTTCCTAGGCAGCTGTTCAATAGAGCGAGAAGGCTTTCCCGGATGACATAGCCGGCGGCGTTCGGGCCGAAATCAAGTTCTCTTACGTCAGGTTCCATTTGTAAGACAAGAGGCCGGGATATGCTGTCCACATCAACCTCGGATGCAAGCACCTCCACAATCTTGTTTGAGGATTGCCACTTGACGAGTTCCAGCGAAGTCAACTTGTTGAGCTTTCTGGAACTAGTAAGCTTTTCTAGTAAAGCCATAGAAATGACAGTGAGTTGTTCATGCGCCGTGCCACAATACAGACAGAGTGACGGGATGAGTGTTAAGTTGTTCAGTACGGTGTCCTCAAATGAAGCGAGCGAGGAATTTGCCACAATGGTCCGGGATGGTACGGGCTGGGAGTGTATCAAGGGCTTGACAATGTTAAAGTATGTCGATTGTAGGTCCACCAGCAAGTTCATAGCCTCCAGACTCCGGTGCAAGGTCAGAACCAAAACAGAGTCAGGCGACGCGGTAGCAACGTCCGAAACATCTTGTTTGGAGGCTGCAAACAGAGATTTGAGCACATCTTCGTTGAAAAGCCAGTCTACCACGCGGGCAAACGGGTGCGAGCGAACGTAGTTGAGCAGTGATGAAGTCTGCGTCGGAGAATCCGACACTGATGGCTGGCTAAGAAGTAACACTAGGTCTTCATTGAAGGATTTCAAGCTTGCCACAACGAAATCTAGGCAGTTGAAGGTCAACAAGCGGGATTGATACTCGTTAAGATCTTGAATCTTCCTTGAAAAGGCATGCCCCAAGATGAAATCAATGTAAGGTTCAATCCCAGACATGCGGTAAGTTCCACCTAAGGTCTCGGGGAAAGGCAGTGACAGTGGGTCATCAATTGAGTCAGATGAGGGAGTAGTAAGCGCGTTGATGAGAACAACAAAAGAATTTGTCTGGTCAAAGTTCTCTCCGATCTTTTGCAGGGCTTGTTGCTGGTGCCAAACGGCAGGGTTTGAAACCAAAGGCACTTTTCCAATGCCGGAGGCACCTGTTCCTCCTGATAACCACCCATCGAGACGAACCCACGTTTCTTTTCCAACGGTGGATAATTTGTCAGTCATCAATGCCGAGAGACTTGAAAACGTAGTTGCCCGAAGATGCGACGGAATCTGCCCACTGCACAGGTCTAACAGTGTACCAACTACATTGAACGATTCATTTTGCAGCATCCACTCTCGGATAGATCGACTCTGCTTGCACAGGTGGCCTATCAACCGAAGGTAGCATGTCAGCATTACTGGGCTCTCAGGCTCGTTCATTTCCACGGGCTCTGGTTTCCGTGGACGGAAGATCCCTGGCGGCCCTTGGGGGCTTGTTGTGGTGGAAGGCTTTTCAGTGACCCGAGATGCGTAAAGCTTCAGTTCAGCGAACATTTGCGACCAATTCATTGTTGTGGAACGCTTGAACTTGGAAGACATAAATTTGTCTTCCTCTGACAGGAATCGATGTGCCGCGGCTGCATTTTCTTCGCCTTCGGATATGGAGCACAGCATTTCGCAAAAAGCACTGACCCGAGGAACAGTCTGCCGTTTGGACGCCCACTGAAGGAAGCCATAAAGATTCCCATCGGGGTCAGCCCAAAATTCTTGAGCGGCTTCTTGTCGGTGCTCAAAAGCAAATGAGATGATCATAAGAAGGGACTCAAGGTGAGTTCGCACCTCTACCAAGCTACGATGGAGGTTAGAAGTGAGGCCATCTCTGAGTGCGGTGATCTGGTCTAGTCTTTGTGAGTCCTCTTCCGATTTCAGTCGTCGGACCGCGTCAGGCATATTTGCAACGCAAGATTCCACAAAAACTTCGAGGTTTTCCATCAAAAGCTCCTTCATAAATCCAGAGCATGGTTCTGGCTCAGGCAATGATACGACACTTTCCCTGAGCAGCAATGTCACTAATTCGCTCCGTGCGGGGTCCGCCCACTCTTCGGTGTTGACGCTGGAGCAGATCGCAAGCATAAAATCAAGGGCGCCATCATCAAGAGACGACATAAACATCTTCGTACGCTCTTCAGATTCCTTCTCCGCGTCGGCTGATGGGGATGAAAGACCATCATAGTACCATCCACTGTAGACTGAGAGCCACAGAGCAACAAGGGCGGCGTGGAAATTTGACAGCTTCCAGGCCTGATCATCTTTGGATGTAGTGATTAGTTTGTGCAGGTCTCGCGCCTCCTTCTCGGATCCAGAGCCCTCAGGAGAACCATGCTGTACAAAAGACACAATTGTGACTGGGATGTAgtgaaacaagagtccgtCGAAGCGATCGATGTTTTTCAACTGACTCACAAGTATGCGAAAGTCTTCGCAGCTTGTGTATGTCCCTTTGAACATATAGAATAGGATCGCACCGAGTGACTCATGCTGCTGTTGCAGACTCGTGCGTTGGAATTCAATAGCCTCCATGATGTCGCGGTCATTTTCTTGCCCAACGACCGAGGCTTTCTGAACTTGATCTCCAAGGAGCAAAAGCCATTTCTGGATATCGGCCATGGAACTCAAGGCTTTTCGCGCGAAGAGGGAGGCATTCCGTAGAGGGCTGTCTTTGATTTCTAGAACGTGGGCCAGTGTTTCGTGCATGATAGGGTGGGTCATTTCATGTTCAGTGTCGCGCGATTCTCGGAAGATGAGACGTAGACACTCGAGGGTAAAAAGGCGACGCTCATGGAAGCTTATTATCGCAGCGATCAGCGGGGGCCTGTCCAGCGCTTGTGAATTGTCTTGGGCGGCCAGGAACATAACTGCTGCTTCCATTTCATCGATATCGAGCGCATCGGCAAGTTGCAGTGCGCCTTGTTGGAAATCCTGGTTCACCGAGTATTCAACGTCGGCCACGGTGATCTTCCCTGCGTTATCGCATTCAAAGTTAGTGGCTTGTGAAAACAAACGCAGGAAGAGTTTTTTAAGTGACCAAATTTCAAAGTAACCACTTACCCGAGAGAACAGCTTGACGGCTTGCATTGTTCTTCGCCGGCTTGTCTAGGAGTTTGCGGAAGTCTTGAATATGGATCTCCAATTCAAAACACAAGCGATCGACGTTTGGGAGTTGAGAGTTCGAAAGGGCAGAGAGATCCTGATACAGACCGCGGAGGCCATTCCGGGTGTCCTGGAGCTCTGCCATGACGGCGGGGTGAAGTTGGGAAGTGAAGCTCGAGCTCTCTGTTTGTTCCAGAGTCCAGGAAGGCGGAACGCGACAAAAATCGGGCGGTAAGACAGCTTTCCCAAGTACTGCCACTCCACTTTCCACTGCAATCACCTCGCCCTTATCGACTCAATTGTCAGTTCGCAGACTGCTGATTGATCCGAGATGTCTTTTTTAACCGGGTGCAAGAAGAGTTGTTGAGATTCGATGTTTCTAGGTCTTTTACACGtcgaaaaaaagaatcgCAAGTAAGACCCCCAAAAGAGACGCGATGGGGGAAGTCTTTCTCGACAAGACGATTAGCCAGCTCTCGTCAGAGAAGCAGAAGGCCCGGTCGGATGGTTTGGCAGGTTTGATAATTTCCATACTATCTCATCGCAGAAGCATTGGTCCTAACTCACTTGGTAGACTTGAAGCACATCTTCCAGCAGAATAAGAAGAGTTCCAAGCTGTAGGCAGTCAACTACCCAAATTAACCTTGCAGGCTATCCAAGCTAACAAAGTTCCACCTACCTAGACAAACGCTCAATGACAAAGCTTGCCACAAGATCTTTGAATCACTATTCCGTTTCGTCGCAGCAGAGAGGTCGACATTCAATCGAGCTCAAAAGTCTACGAACAGCTCTTCTGCATCGCGGCTCTCGACATGTGCTTCCGTAATCCGAATGGCTGTTGACTTCTTTCTGAAAAACTTGAGAATCAAAACAGTGCGCGCCATCATTGACCACATTACTGAGACCATACCGGTCCCTGGGGAAGGGCTGTGGGAACCCCTGAGCCTGGACTATACCAAGTGTCTGGCATCGCTTTTACGTTACCGTCCTCACACTGAGCATCTTGACAAAGAAGACTGGGGAGTCCTCATAAGCTTTTGCCTTGCAGGTCTTAGCTACGGGGAGAACGAAGAAAGTCAATTGAGTATTCGAAGCGGTTATCGATCCGTTCTCGAAGATCTAGATGCCAGCGACAGCCATTCTACCCCCTTGAGAGTGACCGCCCCCATCCCAGTCAGCAGGGAAAGGCATAATGGCAATAGAAATGTCATTGAAGAAGTTGTAATCTGTATTCAGCTCTTGACAACAAGCCCAACCCCTCTTCAAGCTACAGCCCAAAGCATCCTTCACGGACTTTCCGATTTTGTTGAGTCATCTGTGGCTGGAAATGCACACCAGCTCGCGTTCAATAGCATCAATGCAGTCGTTACAAAAGTCATGTTTGATCAATCCGAGCTTGTCCGTTCCGTTCTCTTGGGCCTGATTCCAGTAATTCGACGCCTATGGGCCACTAAGTTACAGATTCTCAAGGAGGAGTTACTTGCCACTTTGATGCTTTCTATGATCGTTCTCGTGGACACTGCTCGAAAAGAGCCATCTGAATCTCTGGCATTTGATATCGAAGGACTGGCTAGTACACTTCATTCGGAATATGTGAGGCGATCAGAAAAAGAGATCTTACAAATCGACGAAACAATGCTCTACCAAAATGAAGCATGCCAGAACAGACCAGTGTATGGACCTTGCCTCGGAACTGCTAGATCGGAGCAAAACTGGACAGTCCTCTGGTTGATCGCAGAGCTTCTTAAGCTCTCGGACGGAATTCATAACCGAATCAAGTCTGGCTCAACACGCGAAGGCTCAAACAAAAGGCAGCGCTTCAGTTCTGAGATCCGGGACGTATTTAGAGACTCGGTCTCGGCCACAGGCATCAGGAGAATATGCGCATTACAACTCATCCCATTCCTCGAATCCGAGATTGACATTGAGACTAAGGAGCCCTTTTTCAAGCAGCTGGTTCTGAATGTCTCTGGCGGCAATGGCGCTGTGTCATCCTGGACAATGGTTGCTCTGACGAGGTACGTAAACGAATAGTTGCTGGAAAGAAAATTTGGAAAATGCACCCAGATGTACCTTACCAAAAGCACAAGAGGAAACGCCCTAACTTGAACCTAAAAACAGCATTGCAAATGGGGCTACTGCCAAATCGCCTGGATTCAGGGCCCACTGGCCACGAGTAGTCGAATTTACTACGCGTGCATTCTCATCTCCGGCGACATCGAGAGCTGCATGTAACCTACTGAGTATGGTTTTGCAGTTAGACTTATTGGATTACTCGGTAGCTGTGGAGACAACGCGGTCACTCTTGACTTCTGCCAGTAGACCATCTGCTATCTCAGACTCGTCTTTAAGGCTCTGGGCCTCAATTGCACGAATGATGACACAGTTTGACCCTGGGTCAACCCAGCAGACCTCTATACAGATATGTGGCTGGCTAAGAGAAGTTTGGGCTGGTACGACATACTAAAGGCTCCTTTTGTAATTCTGGATCTAACAGTTATTTTTGCAGGCTCGGTGACCGATCGAATCCAGACAGCTCGAGTCGCTGCTTTTGCCCGTCCGTTGGAATTGCTAgaccttttcttttcatgcACTAATCGATCCTTCGCTATTCCACGTTACCAGGTTACGGGGCCAACCGGGCTCATAGGCCGTACTTGGTTCTTTCAACTCGAGAACCGTGAACTGTTGGATTATTGTTTTCATACGAATTCTGCCACAATGAACCCCTGGGATCTACGGGAAACATGGTCCTTGAAGCAATTCTCTAGGCAAGACCCTGCTGATGTAGTGATCTTGGATTTGCTTCGAGTGAGATCTGAGTCGTTTTTACACGCATGGCACGCTATGAATGAAGAAAGATCACATATCACTCCTGATAACTTGCAGATTATGGCGTCCTTTTGTGTCGTGGTCTCCCTCTTCATGGCATGTCTTCCTCAATCAGTGGAATCTCAATCTCGATCACGAGATTTGAAACAGAACTACCAAAATCTTTGGAACGCTATATGCGAATTTCTGGCAGCTCATGCTCATGATTCTGCTTTCGTACAATCTTGCTTGGACTTGCTGTCGCCCCTGCTCGGTCCTTTAACGAGTTCAGACACCCCTCCTGCCATTATGACTAGCATTAAAGACCTTGTTGCTCCACTGTCCAAAACGCTTGAGCATTTCCGCCAGAGCTCAAAGATTCCATCTACAGATGATGATCCTATGGATTTGGACGACCGATTCATGGCCGAGGCCCCTTTAGCAACTGATGAAACTATTCTTGCCTTGAACCGGAATTCTCTGTCTGTCTTCCTTGATCCCGTCGCATACCAATGCTGTGTAACTATCCAACTTTCGATTTTTCTCAGAACCCAAGCAGACTGTGGCTTATCATCTGTCGTTGAATATTTGACAGGCTTGGATGAAGCCGATATTCTGGCAACCCAAGCTATTTTACCTGAGGTTTTCCAGCTTTGCTCGAAATTGGAGCCCTCAGAATTGCTCTCCATTATAGAACATTTTGGTGAGAAGTGTCTACAGTCTTATGAAATGGAGCGATGTGAGGCTTCACACTGCATTTGCATCCGCATGATGACCAGCTTTATCGGTTCCTGGACAAACGGGCCTGATGATACATTGAAAGAGTCGGCTATGGACTTGTATATTTGGTTCATGGAAGCGCTCCTGGCTCGGAAAAGGGCTACCCCAAAAGTCTACATTGCCTTAGCCGAGCTTATTCGGGGGGTGATTGGCACATGTCCCTCGTACGGCAAAGAGCAGTCTCTTCCGTCGCCACGAACAAATTTGTTTGCAATCCTTCGAGGAGGTGACGTTCAGGTCAAATTCAGCGTTGCGAAGTTTATCCCTGCTTTATTTGAGCGGTTCCTTCTTAAAGACCATGATGCCATCTTCGATGATGTATTGGAAAGCTTGCCACGAGACCCGGAGTGGATTGAGGGAATTGCAGTCCGCCTTTTCGTACTTTCGCAGTTGGCTTGCAGGTGGCACACGTTGCTGCGAAGAAGCATCTATCATTTATTTGAAACCCCGGCTCAGGTGCCACTATCACTATGGTACGCCGAGAGATGCATGGTCTCTGTTTCTCAGACCCTTGGTCTGCAAGATGCCAAAGAACTTTTTCGGCTTTTCTCATCTCAAATACTCTACACGTGGACTGAGACACAGAGTATCATGTCCATGCCCTATAGTATATTTGGGTACGACAGTCTTCAAAGCATGCTGGTGGACGTCAAAGATGAAATCGTTGGGCAAATGATGATGCGTGCCAAGGAACAAGAGACAATTGAGCTTGCGAAATACCTCCAAATTCCACATCTCGAGCTCCTGACGACCTCTTTTCACAAGGCCGAGTCATACAGCATTGCAAGAGATATCAGTACTCCTCCGGAACAAGGTACTCAGCCTAAGGGTGTTGAGATCCGTCTGCGGAAACTTCTCGGGGCAGATCAGTTCATGACACAAATCGAGAGCCAGTTCCCTCTGATTATTGCTACGTTTTTCAGATCCCTCGACTTCTATGACCAGATCGGGCGAGCATTCTCAAAGCGTGAAAACTTCGGTTATGCACTCGAGATCCAGGCGCAAATAATCAACAAAAGCACCTCCCAAAATTCGCTGCCAGCAAATCAACAGCCCTCCTTTCGAGCACGCTATCTCCTACATGagattgactttctttgcAGAAGCACTGGGTTTGAATTGGAATCAATATGGACGCCATCActggtttcttttgtctgCCGTTCGCTGCTTGAATCCATACATCCCGCCCTTGGCTCACTTCATGCTTGTTCCGTGATCCGCAAAATTAGAATCCTAACCTATGTGGCTGGTCCTGTCATACTTCAAGACTATCCTCTAGAGATGACGCTGAGCTGTTTGCGGCCTTTCCTTGGCGACATTCATTGTTCCGAGGATGCTTTGGGGATATTCTGGTATCTACTTGAGGCAGGGAAACCATATCTCCAGGTGACGCCAGGATTCACCGCAGGTATTGCTGTATCAACACTGGTCACTCTCCGCAGGATATTTTCGTCGTTGTCTGAGAACACGACCCAGGAAAGCCAGCTCAGAACAGTGCAGTATAATGCAAAAAAATTCTACCAATGGCTAGTCGAGCTCCTTAGAAAGCTAAGTTCGTCTGATTGGGATGCAGAGACGAAGACATCATTTGATCGGCTTGTCTGGCTAGCTGAGAAGTTCTTAACATCTGAGGGCTCTTCGGGCGGACAGGCTGGGAAGGATTTGGTCTTTGAAGTTCTCAAAGACCGAGATTCCGCGACTTCCTTGTTGAGCAAGCCTGTGGCAGATCTTGTTCTGTCGCTCTTATGTCCAGAATTCGAGCAGACATCAGACACTGAGAATTGGGTCTCGG
Above is a genomic segment from Penicillium digitatum chromosome 3, complete sequence containing:
- a CDS encoding PIK-related kinase, FATC, which produces MGEVFLDKTISQLSSEKQKARSDGLADLKHIFQQNKKSSKLQTLNDKACHKIFESLFRFVAAERSTFNRAQKSTNSSSASRLSTCASVIRMAVDFFLKNLRIKTVRAIIDHITETIPVPGEGLWEPLSLDYTKCLASLLRYRPHTEHLDKEDWGVLISFCLAGLSYGENEESQLSIRSGYRSVLEDLDASDSHSTPLRVTAPIPVSRERHNGNRNVIEEVVICIQLLTTSPTPLQATAQSILHGLSDFVESSVAGNAHQLAFNSINAVVTKVMFDQSELVRSVLLGLIPVIRRLWATKLQILKEELLATLMLSMIVLVDTARKEPSESLAFDIEGLASTLHSEYVRRSEKEILQIDETMLYQNEACQNRPVYGPCLGTARSEQNWTVLWLIAELLKLSDGIHNRIKSGSTREGSNKRQRFSSEIRDVFRDSVSATGIRRICALQLIPFLESEIDIETKEPFFKQLVLNVSGGNGAVSSWTMVALTRPSAISDSSLRLWASIARMMTQFDPGSTQQTSIQICGWLREVWAGSVTDRIQTARVAAFARPLELLDLFFSCTNRSFAIPRYQVTGPTGLIGRTWFFQLENRELLDYCFHTNSATMNPWDLRETWSLKQFSRQDPADVVILDLLRVRSESFLHAWHAMNEERSHITPDNLQIMASFCVVVSLFMACLPQSVESQSRSRDLKQNYQNLWNAICEFLAAHAHDSAFVQSCLDLLSPLLGPLTSSDTPPAIMTSIKDLVAPLSKTLEHFRQSSKIPSTDDDPMDLDDRFMAEAPLATDETILALNRNSLSVFLDPVAYQCCVTIQLSIFLRTQADCGLSSVVEYLTGLDEADILATQAILPEVFQLCSKLEPSELLSIIEHFGEKCLQSYEMERCEASHCICIRMMTSFIGSWTNGPDDTLKESAMDLYIWFMEALLARKRATPKVYIALAELIRGVIGTCPSYGKEQSLPSPRTNLFAILRGGDVQVKFSVAKFIPALFERFLLKDHDAIFDDVLESLPRDPEWIEGIAVRLFVLSQLACRWHTLLRRSIYHLFETPAQVPLSLWYAERCMVSVSQTLGLQDAKELFRLFSSQILYTWTETQSIMSMPYSIFGYDSLQSMLVDVKDEIVGQMMMRAKEQETIELAKYLQIPHLELLTTSFHKAESYSIARDISTPPEQGTQPKGVEIRLRKLLGADQFMTQIESQFPLIIATFFRSLDFYDQIGRAFSKRENFGYALEIQAQIINKSTSQNSLPANQQPSFRARYLLHEIDFLCRSTGFELESIWTPSLVSFVCRSLLESIHPALGSLHACSVIRKIRILTYVAGPVILQDYPLEMTLSCLRPFLGDIHCSEDALGIFWYLLEAGKPYLQVTPGFTAGIAVSTLVTLRRIFSSLSENTTQESQLRTVQYNAKKFYQWLVELLRKLSSSDWDAETKTSFDRLVWLAEKFLTSEGSSGGQAGKDLVFEVLKDRDSATSLLSKPVADLVLSLLCPEFEQTSDTENWVSDEDLDPASYVVSLWHTFQNFSGGPLYRLWAARVIGRSFAATGKIDQLLLREQDLSLFQSPETPLSSDIFCHSKAKILRFLCDMLHAQKHFEAGLVERTLQLIVSNIAHYPEFQGCSEVIPESLMKALIWNPYTCPAVVLSNSEQERCENAATSTSGQSVADWARSVSLFLSNAALEDPVIGSLRKVLNVNSGLAVQLLPYVVHDVLLSERGGKGERGDIRGEISAAFRQVLSVADKETLPHAQLVINCILYLRNQPVPDESTIVQRDKWLEIDFGEASLAAHRCGLHKTSLLFLEIQTSRVVMTSRRSSVVKYDPPPALLHDVFKNIDDPDLFYGIQQSSSLASVMERLDYESSGFKNLLFQSAKYDSEIQMSDKAGSNGVLKALNATNLRGIANTMLSASSSANDAPVAFASMLQAATSLQKWDIPVSPLDSSPSATVFRTFQGLNTSGSLLEVTGSIESGLLTTLSSLLQTSGSAIKMRESMRALGIMTEISDTLHFASFDDVEKGWQSIMARSSWLKTESYHEVGEILSCHEALFSSLRKNDVLKSRAKLNLEDSRLLEAKVIRQSLEITRIHGISQVSLKSAMSLSKLAEPCAALGMNIDAAAKFDLANVLWDQGEMTASIRMLQQLKDQNDLHKQAIPLSRAELLVTLGHHVAEARLEKPDSILQEYLYPAVKELRGSSDGEEAGRVYHGFATFCDQQLLNPDVLEDFKRVEQLRDRKEKEVLGLEEMMKNSTGKEREYLKNYRAKAKQWFDLDDREYQRLLRSREAFLQQCLENYLLSLRESDTYNNDALRFCALWLDKADSDTANSAVSRYLNAVPSRKFAPLMNQLSSRLLDVSDDFQKLLTQLVFRICVEHPFHGMYQIFASSKSKGGKDQSSHSRFRAANQLVDRLKNDSHIGQTWIAVHNVNISYVRFAVDKPDSKYKSGAKVPLKNLTTGQRLGQDATTYQLPPPTMKIALRADCDYSRVPTVTKFHPEFTIASGVSAPKIVTAVASNGERYKQLYKGGNDDLRQDAIMEQVFEQVSSLLKDHQPTRQRSLGIRTYKVLPLTPSAGIIEFVPNTIPLHDYLMPAHQKYFPKDMKPNSCRKHIADVQTKSFEQRVRTYRQVTEHFHPVMRYFFMEKFNNPDDWFSKRLAYTRSTAAISILGHVLGLGDRHGHNILLDEKTGEVVHIDLGVAFEQGRVLPVPEVVPFRLTRDLVDGFGITKTEGVFRRCCEFTLEALRQESYSIMTILDVLRYDPLYSWTVSPLRVKKMQMQDNQASDGPPALPGAADALVSKSANENEPSEADRALTVVAKKLSKTLSVTATVNELVQQARDEKNLAMLYCGWASYA